The Triticum aestivum cultivar Chinese Spring chromosome 7B, IWGSC CS RefSeq v2.1, whole genome shotgun sequence genome window below encodes:
- the LOC123161034 gene encoding uncharacterized protein, whose product MASGGYGGPYSYYNQPAAAPYYYVQRPARGGGGGGSRPPLHLFLLLATLLLLAATSLYARCEAAVESMAQQLRPLLILSPLLLIVAAQLWVATSGDHRQGGGALAYLLEQVAPADQYYRSGAPYGRWDGGSSPWGVAVVLVLVLILVSYQSSFQEWRLFPLRGR is encoded by the coding sequence ATGGCGAGCGGCGGCTACGGCGGCCCCTACTCCTACTACAACCAGCCTGCGGCCGCgccctactactacgtgcagcggccggcgagagggggaggcggcggcggctcgcgaCCGCCGCTCCACCTCTTCCTGCTGCTCGcgacgctcctcctcctcgccgccaccTCGCTGTACGCGCGGTGTGAGGCGGCGGTGGAGAGCATGGCACAGCAGCTCCGGCCGTTGCTCATCCTGTCCCCGCTGCTGCTCATCGTCGCCGCGCAGCTCTGGGTGGCCACCAGCGGCGACCACCGGCAGGGTGGGGGCGCGCTCGCGTACCTCCTCGAGCAGGTGGCTCCGGCGGACCAGTACTACAGGAGCGGCGCGCCGTATGGCCGGTGGGACGGCGGCTCGTCGCCGTGGGGTGTGGCGGTGGTGCTCGTGCTCGTCCTGATCTTGGTCTCGTACCAGTCTTCGTTCCAGGAGTGGCGGTTGTTCCCGCTGCGCGGCCGGTGA